TGCCTGCACGTGCATGTCGTTTTGAAACTCTATATGGCCAAAGCTtcgtggacatctgaccatcacatccatgcATATGTAGTTcgtccccaaacttttgccacaaagctGGAGTCACACAATTGCCTATAATGTCTTTGGACGCTGTGGCATTAAAgttccccttcactggaactaagagaccccaaacctgttccagcatgataatgcctctgtgcacaaagcaagctccatgaagacacggtttgaCAAagttgaagtggaagaactcacTGACACAGAGCCCACAGAGacctcaacccctctgaacaccttcaggatgaactggaacacagactgcaccTCAGACCTCctcgcctgacatcagtgcctgacctcactaatgctctcatgactgaatgaacacaaatccccacagccacgctccaaaatctagtggaaagccttcccagaagtgtggagcttattataacataaatataaatgtgttataacagcaaagggagactaaatctggaataggatgttcagcaagcacatattgCAATGAtctggtgtccacaaactttttgccatatagtgtattttatgtGGCTCTTTTTCAATACTGCTCACTGCAAAACACAGAGCTACAAAACCGCAATGCAGTCTGAGAATATAGTATGATTCGGTCATTTGTACCGAGAACAAAGCAAAGCAGAGCCATGGCATGGCTTTATAAACTGAACACGTTCAGATATACTTGTTCCGggaattaaatattattttattcatctaTAAAATGCAAACACATCATCCAGACACTCATAAGAAATGAACAATACTCTCATATCTTACATTTATACACGTTCAGAGTTAACATATATTGGTGTAAAGGAATAAGATGCATCGTATTGTGCATCAATCGGTGTTTTAAATTATGTTGGACCCATTAGCAACTCAGCAATCACTGCcaaggaaaataaccaacaatGCGCCTCCAGAAGTGTTTTAGGagctagaaaattaatcaacagcttctgaccaatcagaacaaggTATGTAGTGTAAGTCTAATTAATTACCAATTCTGTTATTAATATCAGTTTGCCTCCTCATTGCTTGAtacaaaaaattaatttaaaaaaccccaacctTCATCTATCCCAGGTCATCTCTTACGGGAcctgtgcaatttttttttcatgagctTTACCATTACACATTCTTTTCAGTTACTTACTTCTGACGTACAGTAAAAGGTCACTGCCGAAACAATGCCAGTGTCACAAAAGACACCACTCCCAGTGCCATTGAGCAACCTGATAACACAAAGGCTCGATATTCTCACCGACTTCTCTGTGAACAGTCCATTAGGGGCCATCCTCAGAGCTCATTGTGATTGTGTAAACTCATGTTAATTACTATTAATCACTGCAGTCACATGATCAGCTTAGATGGATGTACGTTAAGAGCCTTGAGAATTACAATTACTTGTGCTGTGTAAAAACTGATCTAGAGGTTACTTCGAGTCAAATCTTTCACTCGTAACACTCCCTCTTGTGCACAGGAAGCTGCCAGGACACCGTCTTGTCTCCACAAGCGGCCTTGCACCAAGCCTCTGCTGcctcctgaaaaaaaaagtggatgaagaaaaatgtgttaGTTTATATAGAAAGCTACGGTTTAGTTTGTCTTTAAGGGAAATTCACATACCAAGTGTAACAAACAAACCACGCACATGAACATTgtgctgaatatttattttcttacagGCTTGAGCCAGCAATCCGAAATAAAGACTATAACACTCTCAGTCTCAATGATGGTGCTATTGCTTTtatgtaacgttaatggtcaatAAAATTAACTTGACACAAAGAGATATTAATCATTGTGGGATTCATTGCACAATactttagttttcttttttgataGCATGATGTTGGAGGAGACCTAATCTATATATGAGTACATATTCTACAGATCGTCAGAAAATACTGAGTGTACATACAAACAGAAACTATCGTAATACTGAAGCACATCTCAACtgaaaaataaactaaacataGTATTCGGGTTACAAACTCGGCTCTATTGCAGAGAAATGATTCTTCAAGCAATCGTCATTTGCCTGATGCAGAAGCAACCAAGATTCTCACAACAGGTTACGCTTCTGTTTCACGTCTGCTGTAACTGACCTGCCATTAATATACGTCAATCGTCGGAGGAGCTGCTgttcctttgtgtttttgtcatttACAGGATCTATAAACAAACCATCACAAATTACTACAGACCTGCCCATGGACTTTCACATTCATACAGCATCCACTGATCTGCTCTGAATTTGTTGTGGAACCACATGGTGTGATCCAGAGAGGCCAAGAACTGGGTTCTGTATTGGGGGTATGGCAGCATCGTTGTGCCGAGGAACGCGTAGTCGGACACATATGCAGCAACACAGCAGTGCAGTTTCATGTCGGCATTTCCTGGGGGGGAATAAAGGAAAtcaaatattatacacacatcaATATGTATCTGCAGAAGTAATTATAGTTTATTTGTATCCATTATGATTGCCTCTAATTGAGAATAACTGACTGCGATTTTTAATAGTTCTCTCTTCCTGCAGGATCGATTTTGATTAtactgcatatttgtgctgagtgagggagtgagttcTTCACTGGGCTTACCTATATGTCCTTTCGATCGTACCCAAAACAGTTTTTTTGGCTCCATGGGGACACGTCTATAAAAATCTGCTGGATTCACTGGCTTTACCTCAATGGGCACCTCATCTGCAAGGATCTTATTCAGCCCCTGTTTAGTGTTATCAGCTAAATTCGGGTCGCTGCGAAACCAGAAGAATGCAACACGTGAAAAGTTCATGATTCATGGTTTAATCAGCCAACGGGTAAGGTGTAACATGTCTCTTGGTAATTCCTACCTGAGGTACTGCTGGATGAGTTCCTCCACTGTAAACAGGGCGTCAGGtgggggaacactgggcatggtGAACTGATGCTCTAACGGACTGGGCTGCAGCATGTGAAAGGACGCCTGACATATCAGTATGGGCTGACCGTGCTGGATGGCTTTCACTGCTCGCACACAGAAACTGCGACCGTCTCGAATCCGTTCCACCTGGTAAAGCACTGGAACCGTAGGGTCTCCTGTAGCACAAGGTAGAATACagcattttataaatatattatttatatatatatatatatatatatatatatatatatatatatatatatatatatatatattttagagatgcactgatgtatcggccgataattgGTATAGGCCGATAAAGGCTGTTTTTCCCACTATcggccaatagtttaaaaacatccaatgatcagggccgattatatcctgtcaataaaaagagggacgggaaaacacatggattttgtaaagatgatgtctcttgtgtggaatgatgacaaaactgcagtttataagctctgtaagctctgtACTGCTAAAAGTTTTACAGGGTACGCTGCAGTAGTTAAACAACCCCCCCACCAATACCGCTGATCGttctgaattaaagggccagtacactgttgaaagatttaaatgatacagaaaaatatttgtagagtagtatatttcatatgtaGCTAACGTTCATGAGTTAAAATCAtcaaaaatatgtttatattaggcctatatattaccagtttgatatttaatgatgaagtagaaatgcttttgtttgtggtaagtggatgtgagactaacaggaggttttttagaattcagtcaatgttaatatgaattaataacattcaataagttaagaaatcttaaatTAGTcatcagaatttagttcatgtgctaatgttaattagagtaatgtgttttctgtttatgagaccagttactgtggaaCAACCtattgaaatggagagaataaagtttttatttgcatgtccttcagaattgtggaattaattattattaatttaaaagaaggcataaaaggcagaactatcggtattggctgatatcactctgaataatcgtttatcgtatcggctgagaaagttagtatcggtgcatatatatatatatatatatatatatatatatatatatatatatatatatattagttttcaCAGAGGGTTTGTTTGCATTATACACAAAAGAACAACCTACAAACCACCAACCACCTCACTCACAATCTTACACGTATACTCAAACACACTGTTTAGGATTTTTTGGAAGAATTCTATACAGTACCTATAAGTTTTCACTATTTTGAACTTTCCCACACTGTTCAGTGTTACatcctggaactgaaatggacttaactgGAATTATACGTCAttaatctacacaaaatagtccaTAAATACATTCTTgagtctgatgagaccaagttTAAATTTGTTTCGGCATTGACACAAAGCACTATGTTTGGTAGAAATTAGACAATGCTCTTTACAcagagaacaccatccccaatgtgaagcatggtggtgataGTGTCAAGTTGTGGGGATGCATTTTATAagcagggactgggaaactgATCAGGGTCGAGGGCAAAACGGATGATACCAAATACAGGAGAgaagaaaacctgttccaggCTGCAAGGGACAACAACCTTAAGCATACTGCCAAAATCAACCCCAGTGGCAAGATCCTTAGCAAGACAAATACTGTCTCCAAGAAGAGCATGCAAAAAATATCAGGATCCCCTATGCCCGATCTTGTACTTATAAATGCTCACACGAGGTCTACAAAATGACCTATATGATAGATAAGTCTGGTAAAATGGCCGATGTATAGttacaaggtaaaaaaaaaaaaaaagagaaagtatCAGGTATCAGTTCAGTGTATAATCTTTGTTCTTACCTGCTCTTACAAAGTAACAGTGTAGTGAATGAGCGTACAGATCTTCACTGACAGATTTGGCAGCAGCCACCAGAGCCTGACCCACAATCTGACCACCAAATAGGCGCCGAGTCCGAGGAACCCAGTGATGCTTCCCTCtgtgaaaacataaaaatgcaACACAATTAAGAATAAGGCAAGTGAGAGGTCAAAGAGCTTCATACAGGTTCCTAACCATGGTCCTGGAATACCTCATATCCtgcatattttaatgttttctctgctctaacacacctgcacACTAAAATGTACAGGACAGActatatctctctcacactcactctatacatacatacatacatacatacatacatacatacatatatatatatatatatatatatatatatatatatatatatatatatatatatatatagatagatagatagatagatagatagattttcaACCTGTGTCAAGTTGTTTGACAACACTACACCATAACCACAGGTTTTTGCTGgtttacttgattttttttttacctgtaaaGGTCGGTGTCAAGCTTCTCTAAATTAAGAACGCTTGTCACCAGGACGCTTCTGAGATCCGGAGATTGAGTAAAACTCAAAGAAGCGTCATCACCTTTCAATTTCTGTGACTCTGCACTGGTATCCGCCATTTTGGATTGGAAGCGGAAGAATAGAAAAAGAATATAACCCTCGAGGATCACGTGACAGAATTCCGATTGGCTCCCATGGAAAGCGCGCGTTGTCATGGTGACGCCGCACGAGGGCACCGCAGTtctgtgaaaacaaaaatggaGCCATGATAAATTGATAAACCGATTTAAATTTTACCATGTCATACGCAAAAAACGTTGATTTTTCAATGTGTGCATGGCGGCATAAGCCATGAAAACATATTAAGTGATAAAATAACATTGTTTAGAATCATAGGCTCAGAATTACTTGAATATTCACATTACTTGAATATTCAAGAGATGAGACAatacttttataaaataaaataaatccttattaataattacattatcaaATAATGAACACTAGAAACAGAATTATGttaaaaaagtaatttaattaataaatatttgaagcgcacctattatggttttgaaacgtgtctaattttcttttagaggtctcatacaatagatttacatgcatccaaagtcaaaaaacactttaatgtgctcataatttaaactgcagcagtacttttttccccagtgtcacaaacgactcgttaaatgatccttTCTAAAGGTtccattctaaactcctcctttcagagagcatactttACTGGttagatgtcccagtctgtggttggtgattggtctaccgctgtcggcgagcagccaatgaagaccagaggctggggttttttttgtttgttacaaacctatgtaggttagtacaggaagtaagttcaGAATCGTTTCATTCTTTTCGGAGTCAATAACTCAATTTGTCcttcactttgatttttgaaactttgcagacgtttttacattcacaaacagctctataacacactacatggaaggtaatatttgaaaaaaacataataggtgcactttaaatggacttaaataatataaaatcataaacatttaaaaataaaaaatcttactAAGGTAATCAGTGTTAAATATGCTATTTACTTTTGATAcctaaaaatatcatttttaaatataaaataaaagctgcagtaaaaaaaagaatgaaagaataaggaaagaaggaaaaggagaaagaaagaaaggaaggaaggaaggaaggaaggaaggaagcgaGGAAGGACGAATGAAAAAGAActaaaggaaggaagggaggaaggaaggaagaatgaaaaaggaagtgagaaagaaagatagaaagaaagaatgaaaaaggaagtgagaaaaaatagaaagaaagaaagaaagaaagaaagaaagaaaagagccaaatgtccccacaagatCAAAGCTGTCAGATTCCTATCGTTGTGGGGATATTTGGTCCTCACCAAGATATAgaagcatgtacacacacacacacacacacacacaccgacagtCGAGCTGCATTATCGTCTGCTGCTGCTATTGGTTGCTTGGACCCGCGCCCTGCTCCACTAGTCTCTCCGCCACAGTTTTCCCctcaatattatatatatatatataaatatatatatatatatatatatatatatatatatatatatactttccTCCATCCCCCTGTCTCCATGGCTACACTGGACGACGCGGAGGAGCGCGTGCCGCAGCGGGGCCGATCTCAGAGCGACCCGAGCGTCCTGACAGAAGCTCGCGCCGAGCTTGCACACCGCGCAGGTGAGAGAAgactttgatgatgatgatgatgatgcgtTGGTGCCTGTATCTCAGTCCGTGTCTCTGTTCATTTGTACCTGATAATCACGGACAGACCTGTTATTGTGATGACGTGGATTAGAATATGAGGGGTGCATTTACTATTCCTCACATCCTGTATTTAgggggttgtttgtttgtttgtttgcaggaTGCGTGCACGGTGCATGCGACTGGTAACAAAAATCAATATCGTGTTGTCTAGGAGCTGTGTCGGTTTCGGATGCTAGAAATGTCATTGTATGGAAGGGTTAAATCGTGGAGAGGGGAGCAGCTCCGAGGAACCGAGCTGAGCTCTGCTACTGTAATGtgattaaaaatttaaaacgACAGTCTGTTTGGGATTTGAATTTGGATTTCCCACAAAGTGAGAACAACACTGATGaatttatcatatttattatattatgtttactTTAAATCTGTATCTTTCAATTGGACATGtgggtataaaaaaattaagatacaTATTCGGAGCATAATTGCCTTTCAGAGTAAAGCTTTACAGATACACTACATGCATTGGGAGTATAAACAACAGGCTTCCAAATGATATGATACAATTTCACTTCTTAAGGTTTCGACATTTGGTGAATCCAATACGATACCATGCGacaaaataagataaaatacgATTCAGTAGCCTTAGATAAAATACAGTTAGATAAAATACGATTCAGCAGCCTTAGATAAAATACAGTTAGATAAAATGCGATTCAGTAGCCTTAGATAAAATACAGTTAGATAAAATGTGATTCAGGGTATAGTGGTGTAAAAGTACAAAAAGTGTGTGATCACCCTAGCAACAAAGAATAGTACCATTTAGTACCCATATTTCTGAGCGTGTAGCATGGCAAAATTATTTGATACTGAAGATAGTTAGGAAATTAGTATTTTTAGGGTGAGGGAGAGTGCATGCGGAAATGTTGCTATacgtttattattatatgaagtTCCCAACTTTGCTATCATAGAAATGTGTGTCCAGAAATGTGTGTCTTTTTACTATTCCTGTTTATCATTtggcataaaatatatatatatataacaaatagaTTTTGATTCCATTCTGGAAAAGGTACATGCTAGAGTGAAGCTTTTAAATGTAGGAAAAAGCGAGCAGGAATTGACTGaaaggacttttttttgcaaGCTGTTTATCCTGGGCAGGGTTGGAGCCGGACTACGGGAATACACCGTGcatgcgcatacacacacacccttagtgtagccaatctactggcatgtttttgggaggaggtgggaggaaaccagtgaaCACAGGGAaacgctacctgctgcaccacagtGCTGTCCACTGtggaaatatccatccatccatcttcaaccgcttactccttcttcagggtcgcgggggaacctggagccaatcccaaaCATTGTGCTCCCAGggaaggcggggtacaccctggacagggtgttagtccatcgcagggcacatcacagggcacaatcacacacattttttttgcattcatacactacggacacttttttttagacacgccaatcagtctTTGATTGGCGGAGAAACCGCCAATCAAAGAAGGCggttggggga
This window of the Ictalurus furcatus strain D&B chromosome 21, Billie_1.0, whole genome shotgun sequence genome carries:
- the acot8 gene encoding acyl-coenzyme A thioesterase 8 isoform X2, translated to MQLDCRTAVPSCGVTMTTRAFHGSQSEFCHVILEGYILFLFFRFQSKMADTSAESQKLKGDDASLSFTQSPDLRSVLVTSVLNLEKLDTDLYRGKHHWVPRTRRLFGGQIVGQALVAAAKSVSEDLYAHSLHCYFVRAGDPTVPVLYQVERIRDGRSFCVRAVKAIQHGQPILICQASFHMLQPSPLEHQFTMPSVPPPDALFTVEELIQQYLSDPNLADNTKQGLNKILADEVPIEVKPVNPADFYRRVPMEPKKLFWVRSKGHIGNADMKLHCCVAAYVSDYAFLGTTMLPYPQYRTQFLASLDHTMWFHNKFRADQWMLYECESPWAGGSRGLVQGRLWRQDGVLAASCAQEGVLRVKDLTRSNL
- the acot8 gene encoding acyl-coenzyme A thioesterase 8 isoform X1; protein product: MHVNLLYETSKRKLDTFQNHNRTAVPSCGVTMTTRAFHGSQSEFCHVILEGYILFLFFRFQSKMADTSAESQKLKGDDASLSFTQSPDLRSVLVTSVLNLEKLDTDLYRGKHHWVPRTRRLFGGQIVGQALVAAAKSVSEDLYAHSLHCYFVRAGDPTVPVLYQVERIRDGRSFCVRAVKAIQHGQPILICQASFHMLQPSPLEHQFTMPSVPPPDALFTVEELIQQYLSDPNLADNTKQGLNKILADEVPIEVKPVNPADFYRRVPMEPKKLFWVRSKGHIGNADMKLHCCVAAYVSDYAFLGTTMLPYPQYRTQFLASLDHTMWFHNKFRADQWMLYECESPWAGGSRGLVQGRLWRQDGVLAASCAQEGVLRVKDLTRSNL
- the acot8 gene encoding acyl-coenzyme A thioesterase 8 isoform X3, which encodes MTTRAFHGSQSEFCHVILEGYILFLFFRFQSKMADTSAESQKLKGDDASLSFTQSPDLRSVLVTSVLNLEKLDTDLYRGKHHWVPRTRRLFGGQIVGQALVAAAKSVSEDLYAHSLHCYFVRAGDPTVPVLYQVERIRDGRSFCVRAVKAIQHGQPILICQASFHMLQPSPLEHQFTMPSVPPPDALFTVEELIQQYLSDPNLADNTKQGLNKILADEVPIEVKPVNPADFYRRVPMEPKKLFWVRSKGHIGNADMKLHCCVAAYVSDYAFLGTTMLPYPQYRTQFLASLDHTMWFHNKFRADQWMLYECESPWAGGSRGLVQGRLWRQDGVLAASCAQEGVLRVKDLTRSNL